The following proteins are encoded in a genomic region of Corticium candelabrum chromosome 11, ooCorCand1.1, whole genome shotgun sequence:
- the LOC134187101 gene encoding uncharacterized protein LOC134187101, producing the protein MVRHYQPKGIKNKFSDEALRKALQDLAENQDSIRKTAAVYGIPYSTLRDHHKGVSKTQYGGRPTVLTYQEEREIVQCCIVLQEMGFPLDRSSLSNVISDYLRANARENPFPDDLPGPDWFVGFFKRRKSALSQRKPQHLSKKRAKALTKERIEGWMKFVEKIYRKAGLFKLSKKELSKRIWNCDETAFATASSSRMVLARRGAKSVYETMAGSGREYITVHWGGNTNGDKIPPYILYKAQHLYHTWTLSGPTEAMYGVSASGWMEKQNFYSWFVKGFIPVLKKMKLIAENEEPSTTLTTTEPSLVSDSSDDSDFTDDTSPSVILFFDGHYSHINLDVINVARKYNIILVTLPPNTTHALQPLDVGVFAPMKKNWQKILIDYKRRTRGQGVRKTIFPKLLKQLTDTSMKPHQFQGAFRGAGLYPKPSAAAIPQAKISPADAVTTRTPCKSPRSPTAATTPAIKLQLRHHFSKLFQKTRTPIPPPQPKPSARVDLAYYGEVITSHEAYSRIKAQDERKQQRLAKAKKGKQPARQGKRKTAVTEERDENKCQGCGGLFDNDSNERQEDWVGCEHCWRWYHYDCAGLSELPEDEDPWTCSKCS; encoded by the coding sequence ATGGTACGACATTATCAACCTAAAGGAATTAAGAACAAGTTCTCTGACGAAGCCCTGAGAAAGGCACTGCAAGATCTTGCTGAAAACCAGGACAGCATAAGGAAGACGGCAGCTGTGTACGGCATTCCCTACTCAACCCTTCGCGATCATCACAAGGGAGTCAGTAAAACGCAATACGGTGGACGGCCAACAGTCTTGACTTACCAGGAAGAGAGAGAAATAGTGCAATGTTGCATTGTGCTGCAAGAGATGGGGTTTCCCCTTGATAGATCAAGTCTCAGCAACGTCATCTCAGATTACCTTAGAGCAAATGCTAGAGAAAATCCTTTTCCTGATGATTTACCTGGTCCTGACTGGTTTGTTGGCTTCTTTAAGCGACGGAAGAGTGCACTGAGTCAAAGGAAACCACAACATCTGTCAAAGAAACGTGCTAAGGCATTGACCAAAGAGAGAATTGAGGGTTGGATGAAATTTGTCGAGAAGATCTACAGGAAGGCTGGGTTGTTTAAACTGAGTAAGAAAGAGCTGTCCAAAAGAATTTGGAACTGTGATGAAACCGCTTTTGCTACAGCCTCCTCATCTAGAATGGTCCTAGCTAGGAGAGGAGCTAAGTCTGTATATGAGACCATGGCAGGGAGTGGACGTGAATACATTACTGTCCATTGGGGTGGAAATACCAATGGAGACAAAATCCCTCCCTATATTCTATATAAAGCTCAGCACTTGTATCATACCTGGACCCTTAGTGGCCCTACTGAAGCAATGTATGGAGTATCAGCCAGCGGGTGGATGGAAAAACAAAACTTTTACAGCTGGTTTGTAAAAGGCTTCATACCAGTGCTCAAGAAGATGAAACTGATTGCAGAAAATGAAGAGCCATCTACTACACTGACGACAACAGAACCAAGTCTTGTCAGTGACAGTAGTGATGACTCAGACTTCACAGATGATACTAGCCCCAGCGTGATCTTGTTTTTCGATGGACACTATTCACACATCAACttggatgtcatcaatgtGGCAAGAAAATACAACATCATTCTCGTAACCCTGCCTCCAAATACCACGCACGCATTACAACCTCTGGATGTAGGCGTGTTTGCTCCCATGAAGAAAAATTGGCAGAAAATTCTGATCGACTACAAACGAAGAACAAGGGGACAAGGTGTCCGTAAAACAATTTTTCCCAAATTACTAAAACAGCTGACAGACACATCCATGAAACCACACCAATTTCAAGGTGCATTTCGAGGAGCTGGTTTATATCCAAAGCCATCAGCTGCAGCCATTCCTCAAGCAAAAATTAGTCCAGCAGATGCCGTTACTACACGAACACCATGCAAGAGCCCTCGTTCTCCGACAGCAGCTACCACTCCTGCAATCAAACTTCAGCTTAGACACCACTTCTCCAAGTTGTTCCAGAAAACAAGAACGCCTATTCCACCACCACAGCCAAAGCCATCTGCTCGTGTAGACTTGGCATACTATGGAGAAGTCATAACAAGTCATGAGGCGTACTCTAGAATAAAAGCACAAGATGAAAGAAAACAGCAAAGACTGGCAAAAGCAAAAAAAGGAAAGCAACCTGCACGCCAAGGCAAACGAAAAACTGCAGTAACAGAAGAAAGAGATGAAAACAAGTGCCAGGGATGCGGAGGATTGTTCGACAACGA